From Rhododendron vialii isolate Sample 1 chromosome 7a, ASM3025357v1:
AAACATTAAagaaataccttacgtgcaaaagtaaataaaaacaactaatttaacgacataattaaactaaactaaggacttagcgcacccttaatggcattgtcgggtgcttatcatcTGACCGACATAAATTTTTACTTCTATATACTCTTTGATAAATACATTATGATCAGCTCAAATTAAAGTTTTAATATATTCATTAGATTCAAGAAGCATGTAAGGTACACCTCTTACTTTGACGGAATTGGGTGAGAATGGGATTTTTCCCGATGAACAGGAGGTTACAAGTGCGACAAAGTGAACGTGATGGATTATATCCGCACATGGCCCAAGTCAAGGTATAAGTGAAGTTTGTTTGCCCCAAACCTTATCCTTGTTCAATCTACTAGTCTAAGGTACACAAAAGATGTTGCGAAGGATGACAAATACCGGACAAGGTTTAGGGCAAACAAACCTTTTTGGGTTATGAGAGATCgttccactttttcaaaaagcttatttttaaaaaagaaggcaaaTTTTAAGgtaaaaaatcatgtatttacgcaaataatttttctattaatatgaatcttgtttgataaatctcattgagattttttacacggtgtaaaaaaaaattaaaaaattatttttcattttcgttatatttgagtttaaaattaccttcttttaaaaaaagaaggtttttaaaaaaagcaaAATGGGGTCTGACTATGAGGAGTTTTTAGTACTCTTGCATGTTCTTTTTTATTCCGAAATGTCGGAACTATAACCTTTAGGGCGAGGCAAAGTGTGGCATTGTTATCTGCTATTTGCATTGGGAATTGAGATGTGTCACATATCTAATTAATTCGACCATTACCAATGAGAAAATTACgaaggttgtgtttggtacctatgttagtttagtttttcaattattattctacttctttcttcaatcattaccctatttttttaattattactttttcttctttttgtatctctctccaatcattacccctctttccaattattaccctatttctctctctacccactaccaaaactaaactaaactaccaaCCAAATAAAGCCGAAAACCTTCTTATGTTAGTTTTGGAAGTTTGCAATTCCCTCTTTCAATTTTGATGGGTTACacatattttgtaattttccactttcatgaagttttttttattggagTTCAATTTTTAACTTCATGCTATCAAAATCATGTGCTAGCTAGTCAGTATATATGGCCATACGGGCTTTGCGCCAACTATAATTGAATCCTTTCACTTGGTCTCACTAAGTAGTGCCATTCTGTCTTGCTAGTAAACGATGAGATTGCCCTCCGAATTTGTTGGTCTGGGCCAAGTACTAAGTTATATCAAAAAAAAGTAAGGTCATAAAAGATagctataacaaaaaaaatgataactattttttttttctcaacaaaaCGGAGAAATTTTATTAGCTCGAAATGGGTACATCAAGAAGAGGCTCACTAAGCATAAAAACTTAAGAgcaaaggaaaacaagaaaaaggaagaagaggacCATCCAACAGAGAGTTGAACCGCCCCACCCCTCTCCAAAGAACTTAAACTTTCACCTTCCTCATACCGTCAAGATATAAAGTCCTCCACCGAGTGCACCTTAATATCAAACTTCACCTTAATCCACATTGCTACTCTAGTTTTAATTAACTCCCCAAGATCCTCCACTTGCCATGTAGCATTGTTGAACACAAGATCATTCCGGACCAACCATAAAGACCAAATTGTAGCATGGAAAGATGTTTCCCACATATACCTCTCCAAGTTTTTGAAACCATTCCCTAGCCACCATGAAAACAAATCAACCAGAGAGGCCGGGCACACCTAACTAAaatgccaccaatccaaaatcaatGACCACACAAGCCACGAGAATTGACAATGAAGGAAAAGATGCTCAGGCGTTTCTAACAGAAATGAGTAGCGGGGGCACATCACCGATTGGCCCATAGGAATCAAGTTTCTAGAGAGGAGAACTGACCTTGATGCCACTTGATCCTGCAGTGCTAGCCACGCAAATATTTCCACTTTTGGGCGACAAATATTCTTCCAGATTGAACCCATCACCAGATTGCTTGAAAAACCCATTTGTTCCCATTTATTATAAACTGATTTAAGGGAGAAGCAGTTATCAGATGCCCATCTCCAACACACCATATCACATCTGGATTGATCCAAAATCACTGGCTGCAAATGCATGAGTAAATCATCAAATTGTTGAGCTTCCCAATCTCTCAAACTTCTCTGGAAGAACAAGTTCCATCTGCCACCATCACTTGCATCTTTTAAATCCCTGATCACCTTCTCTTTTTGAGTAGAGATTAGGTATAATCGAGGGAACTCCTCCTTGAGGGTTGTGTCACCTAGCCAAACTTGATTCCAAAAGGAGATGTCCTGATCGGAATGAACAACTACTCTGAAGCCCTCCTGAAGAACT
This genomic window contains:
- the LOC131332760 gene encoding uncharacterized protein LOC131332760, whose product is MIQNHALLAKWWWRFYKDSDSLWVKVVKSKYKLEQRCWLPRLPSSVLQEGFRVVVHSDQDISFWNQVWLGDTTLKEEFPRLYLISTQKEKVIRDLKDASDGGRWNLFFQRSLRDWEAQQFDDLLMHLQPVILDQSRCDMVCWRWASDNCFSLKSVYNKWEQMGFSSNLVMGSIWKNICRPKVEIFAWLALQDQVASRSVLLSRNLIPMGQSVMCPRYSFLLETPEHLFLHWNGFKNLERYMWETSFHATIWSLWLVRNDLVFNNATWQVEDLGELIKTRVAMWIKVKFDIKVHSVEDFIS